The following proteins are encoded in a genomic region of Alistipes shahii WAL 8301:
- a CDS encoding aldose epimerase family protein → MVQIEQHVWGMTPEGEAIIRYTLRNDSGAEVQLTNYGAAIVSVKMPDREGRMADVVLGYKHPEGYFFDGAASGKSVGRCANRIAFGQMTVEGKEYRLEVNNGVNHLHGGTKNFANRIWESRVETNRVVMSLVSEDGDQGYPGELCVEAVFDFDDDNALEITYLARTDKTTVVNLTNHVYFNLAGEGSGSVLDHELRLNSSKILEMNERQIPTGKLLDAAGTPQDFREFRSFRPGISSEFNHIRDFKGYDHPFVVDGWKPNILGEVGTLREPRSGRSVTVLSSQPSVMIYTGNWLAGGCPETKSGGRYADYDGVAMECQNYPDAVNHPEFPSPLLRPGETYCQKIVFRFGTF, encoded by the coding sequence ATGGTACAAATCGAACAACACGTCTGGGGCATGACCCCGGAGGGCGAGGCAATCATTCGCTACACGCTGCGCAACGACTCGGGAGCCGAAGTGCAGCTTACGAACTACGGCGCGGCGATTGTCTCGGTGAAGATGCCCGACCGCGAGGGCCGCATGGCCGACGTGGTGCTGGGATACAAACACCCCGAAGGCTACTTCTTCGACGGAGCCGCCTCGGGAAAGAGCGTGGGACGCTGCGCCAACCGCATCGCCTTCGGGCAGATGACCGTCGAGGGCAAGGAGTACCGGCTGGAGGTCAACAACGGCGTGAACCACCTGCACGGCGGAACGAAGAACTTCGCCAACCGCATCTGGGAGAGCCGCGTGGAGACCAACCGCGTGGTGATGTCGCTCGTCTCGGAGGACGGCGACCAGGGCTATCCCGGCGAGCTGTGCGTCGAGGCCGTATTCGATTTCGACGACGACAATGCGCTGGAGATCACCTACCTCGCACGGACCGATAAGACGACCGTGGTGAACCTCACCAACCATGTCTATTTCAACCTCGCGGGCGAAGGCAGCGGGTCGGTGCTCGACCACGAACTGCGCCTGAACAGCTCGAAGATTCTGGAAATGAACGAACGCCAGATCCCCACGGGCAAGCTTCTGGACGCAGCCGGAACCCCGCAGGATTTTCGGGAATTCCGCTCTTTCCGCCCCGGCATCTCGTCGGAGTTCAACCACATCCGCGACTTCAAAGGCTATGACCATCCCTTCGTCGTCGACGGCTGGAAGCCCAATATTCTGGGCGAGGTCGGCACCCTGCGCGAACCCCGGTCGGGCCGTTCGGTGACGGTGCTCTCGTCGCAGCCCAGCGTGATGATCTACACGGGCAACTGGCTCGCGGGCGGATGCCCCGAAACCAAGTCGGGCGGCCGCTATGCCGACTACGACGGCGTGGCGATGGAGTGCCAGAACTACCCCGACGCCGTGAACCATCCCGAATTCCCCTCGCCGCTGCTCCGCCCCGGCGAAACCTACTGCCAGAAGATCGTTTTCCGCTTCGGAACGTTCTAA
- a CDS encoding endonuclease/exonuclease/phosphatase family protein, whose translation MIRKPYFSLFLLCLPLFSLCSSGNDDPAPAPAPGKEWLDPIRVATYNIQYDNSSDQDNKWTTRRDLLRQLLQSEKFDIFGAQEPYLTQIKDIEPFLDGYTWVGENVIGDKTAQRRHYNPVFYRKDKFEVLDMGSFWYSETPSAPGSKGWDSYSPRMCNWVHFRIRANGREFYHFNSHFDHIGTTARAESAKLLVAKVREIAGGKPAFCTGDFNSNQNTEAYKTIAGSGILADSYVRCPSKTNGDWPTYNGYKYISTPPAAASRIDHVFVTPKDTKVVSWRIVNNSYNRKYPSDHFPVVIEWSLAE comes from the coding sequence ATGATACGAAAACCGTATTTCAGTCTGTTCCTGCTCTGCCTGCCGCTCTTCTCGCTGTGCAGTTCGGGAAACGACGATCCCGCACCCGCCCCTGCACCTGGAAAAGAGTGGCTCGATCCGATTCGCGTCGCCACCTACAACATCCAGTACGACAACTCTTCCGATCAAGACAACAAATGGACGACCCGCCGGGATTTGCTTCGCCAACTACTCCAGAGCGAGAAGTTCGACATCTTCGGAGCGCAGGAGCCTTATCTGACCCAGATCAAGGACATCGAGCCGTTCCTCGACGGATACACCTGGGTCGGAGAAAACGTCATCGGTGACAAAACGGCCCAACGACGCCACTACAACCCCGTTTTCTACCGCAAGGACAAATTCGAAGTATTGGATATGGGATCGTTCTGGTACTCCGAAACGCCTTCCGCCCCCGGGTCCAAAGGCTGGGACTCCTATTCGCCCCGCATGTGCAACTGGGTGCATTTCCGCATCCGCGCGAACGGACGGGAATTCTACCATTTCAATTCGCACTTCGACCACATAGGGACCACGGCCCGCGCCGAGAGCGCCAAACTGCTGGTGGCCAAGGTCCGGGAGATCGCAGGCGGCAAACCGGCCTTTTGCACGGGTGACTTCAATTCGAACCAAAACACCGAAGCCTACAAAACGATCGCCGGATCAGGCATCCTTGCCGACAGCTACGTCCGCTGTCCGTCCAAGACCAACGGAGACTGGCCCACCTACAACGGCTACAAATACATCTCGACGCCTCCCGCCGCTGCGTCGCGCATCGACCACGTCTTCGTCACGCCGAAGGACACGAAGGTCGTTTCGTGGCGCATCGTCAACAACAGTTACAACCGGAAATACCCCTCGGACCACTTCCCGGTCGTGATCGAATGGTCGCTGGCCGAATAG
- the ychF gene encoding redox-regulated ATPase YchF produces MALQCGIVGLPNVGKSTLFNCLSNAKAQAANFPFCTIEPNVGVITVPDRRLIRLAEIDNPKRVVPTTIEIVDIAGLVKGASKGEGLGNKFLGNIRNTNAIIHVLRCFDNGNITHVDGSIDPVRDKGIIDTELQLKDLETVENRLSKTQKQATSGGDKQAKRAVELFLQYKAVLEQGLSARTVELDKEDRKLVADLNLLTDKPVLYVCNVDEKSAATGNAYTEAVREAIAGERAEMLVIAAATEADIAELEDFDERQMFLEDLGLEESGVARLIKSAYKLLNLETFFTTGADETRAWTYLRGMKAPQTAGIIHTDFEKGFIRAEVIKYDDYTALGSEKACRDAGKLSIEGKEYVVEDGDIMHFLFNV; encoded by the coding sequence ATGGCGTTACAATGCGGCATCGTCGGCTTGCCGAACGTGGGTAAATCGACCCTTTTCAACTGTCTGTCCAATGCAAAGGCACAGGCGGCAAACTTTCCTTTCTGCACCATCGAGCCCAATGTGGGCGTGATCACGGTCCCCGACCGGCGGCTGATCCGCCTCGCGGAGATCGACAACCCCAAGCGCGTGGTCCCGACGACGATCGAAATCGTCGACATCGCGGGCCTCGTGAAGGGCGCCTCGAAGGGCGAAGGTCTGGGCAACAAATTTCTGGGCAACATCCGCAACACGAATGCGATCATCCACGTCCTGCGGTGCTTCGACAACGGCAACATCACCCACGTCGACGGCTCGATAGACCCCGTGCGCGACAAGGGCATCATCGACACCGAATTGCAGCTGAAGGATCTCGAAACCGTCGAGAACCGGCTCTCCAAGACCCAGAAGCAGGCCACCTCGGGCGGCGACAAGCAGGCCAAGCGCGCCGTGGAGCTGTTCTTGCAGTACAAGGCGGTGCTGGAACAGGGGCTTTCGGCCCGCACCGTGGAACTCGACAAGGAGGACCGCAAACTGGTCGCCGACCTCAACCTGCTGACCGACAAGCCCGTGTTGTACGTCTGCAACGTCGACGAAAAGAGCGCCGCGACGGGCAACGCCTACACCGAGGCCGTCCGGGAGGCCATCGCCGGCGAGCGGGCCGAAATGCTCGTCATCGCCGCCGCCACGGAGGCCGACATCGCCGAACTGGAAGACTTCGACGAGCGGCAGATGTTCCTCGAAGACCTGGGGCTGGAGGAGTCGGGCGTGGCGCGCCTGATCAAATCGGCCTACAAATTGCTCAACCTCGAAACGTTCTTCACCACCGGGGCCGACGAGACCCGCGCCTGGACCTACCTGCGCGGCATGAAAGCCCCGCAGACGGCCGGCATCATCCACACCGATTTCGAAAAGGGGTTCATCCGCGCCGAGGTGATCAAGTACGACGACTACACCGCCCTGGGTTCGGAGAAGGCGTGCCGCGATGCGGGCAAACTGTCGATCGAAGGCAAGGAGTATGTCGTCGAGGACGGCGACATCATGCACTTCCTGTTCAACGTCTGA
- the gltX gene encoding glutamate--tRNA ligase — MERPVRVRFAPSPTGPLHIGGVRTALYNYLFARRHKGTMILRIEDTDSQRFVPGAEDYILESLKWCGIEIDEGVGVGGPHAPYRQSERREIYLKYALQLVEAGWAYYAFDTAEELDALRREAEARGEAFAYNYAVREKLATSLALPAEEVKARLDRGDQWVIRFRMPENETVAMDDLIRGHVEVNTSTLDDKVLYKSADALPTYHLANIVDDRLMEVSHVIRGEEWLPSLPLHYLLYKAFGWTDVQPRFAHLPLLLKPTGGGKLSKRDGDKMGFPVFPLFWTSPTGETAHGYREDGYFPEAFINMLALLGWNPGTEQEIFSMQELIDSFSLDRVSKSGARFQPDKARWFNAQYMHHKTDAELAALYQPVLRSHGIEVSDAVAGKAAGIMKERATFTTDLWDLTSFFFEAPREYEEKQVRKYWKGQNPAILRELRDVLAGIDDFSLENTERIVHAWIEEKGYGMGQVMNTLRLALVGAGKGPGMYDVTSFIGKEETLRRIDNLLTNLKPAIE; from the coding sequence ATGGAAAGACCAGTTCGGGTGCGCTTCGCGCCCAGCCCCACCGGGCCGCTGCACATCGGCGGCGTCCGTACGGCACTGTACAACTACCTGTTCGCCCGCCGGCACAAGGGAACGATGATCCTGCGCATCGAGGACACCGATTCGCAGCGGTTCGTCCCCGGAGCGGAGGATTACATTCTGGAATCGCTCAAATGGTGCGGCATCGAGATCGACGAAGGCGTGGGCGTCGGAGGGCCTCACGCCCCCTACCGCCAGAGCGAGCGGCGCGAAATCTACCTCAAATACGCCCTGCAACTCGTCGAGGCGGGCTGGGCCTACTACGCCTTCGACACGGCCGAGGAATTGGACGCCCTGCGCAGGGAGGCCGAGGCGCGCGGCGAGGCGTTCGCCTATAATTATGCGGTGCGCGAAAAGCTGGCCACGTCGCTGGCGCTGCCCGCCGAGGAGGTGAAGGCGCGCCTCGACCGCGGCGACCAGTGGGTGATCCGCTTCCGGATGCCCGAAAACGAAACGGTCGCGATGGACGACCTGATCCGCGGACACGTGGAGGTCAACACCTCGACGCTGGACGACAAGGTGCTCTACAAATCGGCCGACGCGCTGCCCACCTACCACCTGGCGAACATCGTCGACGACCGGCTGATGGAGGTGTCGCACGTCATCCGCGGCGAAGAGTGGCTGCCGTCGCTGCCGCTGCACTACCTCCTGTACAAAGCCTTCGGGTGGACGGACGTGCAGCCCCGGTTCGCCCACCTGCCCCTGCTGCTCAAACCCACGGGCGGCGGCAAGCTCTCGAAGCGCGACGGCGACAAGATGGGATTCCCGGTATTTCCGCTCTTCTGGACCTCTCCGACGGGTGAGACCGCCCACGGCTACCGCGAGGACGGCTATTTCCCCGAGGCGTTCATCAACATGCTGGCGCTGCTGGGCTGGAACCCCGGCACGGAGCAGGAGATCTTCTCGATGCAGGAGCTGATCGACAGCTTCTCGCTCGACCGCGTCTCGAAATCGGGCGCCCGATTCCAGCCCGACAAGGCCCGGTGGTTCAACGCCCAGTACATGCACCACAAGACCGACGCCGAACTGGCGGCCCTCTACCAGCCCGTCCTGCGCAGCCACGGCATCGAGGTTTCGGACGCCGTGGCCGGCAAAGCCGCGGGCATTATGAAGGAGCGCGCGACGTTCACGACCGATCTGTGGGACCTCACGTCGTTCTTCTTCGAGGCTCCCCGGGAGTACGAGGAAAAGCAGGTGCGCAAGTACTGGAAGGGGCAGAATCCCGCCATTCTGCGGGAGTTGCGCGACGTGCTGGCGGGAATTGACGACTTCTCGCTGGAGAACACCGAACGCATCGTCCACGCCTGGATCGAGGAGAAAGGCTACGGCATGGGCCAGGTGATGAACACCCTGCGGCTGGCCCTCGTGGGCGCCGGAAAAGGCCCGGGCATGTACGACGTAACGTCGTTCATCGGCAAAGAGGAGACCCTGCGCCGCATCGATAATCTGCTGACCAATCTAAAACCCGCAATAGAGTAA
- a CDS encoding TonB-dependent receptor — translation MKKLFFVRSGSTCRMLRILAAVMLLLPVNLQPVRASRQDAGAKSSLTVKMKDATLSSVFAEVERTSRYAFIYTDDVRPLLDRRVSVSVRSATIDELLSAVLKGTELTGRVRESQVIISKAPARKNAAVTPPLPAANSGREIVLQGTVISSADNKPIVGVSVYVEGTTVGATSDINGNYTLKVPAGTKHVTFAFLGYDTKKIAVADVELFKLVTLIEASNVMDDVVVVAFGTQKKESLVGAVQVVRPSTLKVTSSNLSTSFAGKIAGVISTQSSGEPGADGANFWIRGISTFGANKSPLLILDGVEIVSEMLNNIPPEAIESFSILRDATATALYGSRGANGVMIITTKNGRQSEKMAINVRLESGISMPTRVQDIADGVTYMENYNEALRTRTPAGETYVQHFSDEKITGTRNRLNPYVYPDNDWYSMLFKDFTVNENMNLNVRGGGKVVDYFLNASIFNENGILKKPAESKFNTNINSQKYLFQANVGAQLTRTTRVSLKMNTQLLFWHRPVEEVKDLFYYTMRANPVAFPAIYPKGSVEDLDDPIFGNAPSWDGGSTDINPYALLSRGYGQRHTQYITTTFSVDQDLDFVTKGLKVRGMVSFYNKTYAATYRSFSPYYYEMTDYTDNGDGTFDYNLQSIGTPGSSYLGTSTGRNGYREISLQGQIEYSRTFGKHDVNALFVYHQKEKVDNQPANDEYKVLPYREQGLAGRFTYGYDNRYLMEFNFGYNGSENFISGRRFGFFPSIAGAWVVSGEPFWEGIRSKVNLLKIRASYGLSGNDYLADSSNNIVRFPYLTTVNMNKALYVWFSPNFVKQTGHEIKTVGNPLATWEESTKLNVGLELGLFDALTLNVDVYKENRTGIFMQRRSLPSTMGLSGVTPYGNLGEVENRGVDVSLEYNKAFNKDLLVSVRGTFTYAHNEVKARDEAKYLPNKYNSVLGKPVNSVYGLVADGLFASQEEIDNSPRQTFMPDYLPGDIKYRDLNGDGVIDANDRTSLGYPTVPEILYGFGASVNYKRWDFSFFFQGTARVSLRMYDMHPFRDNQYSGFNMTQYVADDHWSEADPNPNAAYPRLDYRYNANNTQTSSFWIKNGSYLRLKSVELGFTYKSLRAYLAGTNLFIISPFKYWDPEMGSGNGLKYPLQRVVKLGLQYNF, via the coding sequence ATGAAGAAACTTTTCTTTGTGAGGAGTGGCTCGACATGCCGTATGCTGCGGATTCTTGCGGCGGTGATGCTGTTGCTTCCGGTGAATCTCCAGCCCGTCCGGGCCTCCCGGCAGGACGCCGGGGCCAAATCGTCGCTGACCGTGAAGATGAAGGACGCAACGCTGTCGAGCGTCTTTGCCGAGGTCGAGCGGACCAGCCGCTACGCCTTCATTTACACCGACGACGTGCGGCCGCTGCTCGACCGCCGGGTTTCGGTTTCGGTCAGGTCTGCGACCATCGACGAACTGCTGTCCGCGGTCCTCAAGGGAACGGAGCTGACCGGACGGGTGCGCGAAAGCCAGGTGATCATCTCGAAAGCGCCCGCCCGGAAAAACGCCGCCGTCACCCCCCCCCTCCCGGCTGCGAATTCCGGTAGGGAAATCGTCTTGCAGGGGACGGTGATCTCTTCGGCCGACAACAAGCCCATCGTCGGTGTTTCGGTCTATGTCGAGGGGACGACCGTCGGCGCCACCTCGGACATCAACGGCAACTACACCCTCAAGGTGCCGGCGGGAACGAAACACGTCACCTTCGCTTTTCTGGGCTACGACACCAAGAAGATCGCCGTCGCCGATGTCGAACTGTTCAAGCTCGTGACGCTGATCGAGGCGTCGAACGTCATGGACGACGTGGTGGTCGTGGCCTTCGGCACGCAGAAGAAGGAGAGTTTGGTGGGAGCCGTGCAGGTCGTGCGTCCCAGTACGCTCAAGGTGACGTCGAGCAACCTCTCGACCTCGTTCGCGGGCAAGATCGCCGGCGTCATCTCGACCCAGTCGTCGGGCGAACCCGGCGCCGACGGTGCGAATTTCTGGATTCGCGGCATCTCGACCTTCGGGGCCAACAAATCGCCGCTGCTGATTCTCGACGGCGTGGAGATCGTCTCGGAGATGCTCAACAACATTCCGCCCGAGGCGATCGAGTCGTTTTCGATCCTGCGCGACGCCACGGCCACGGCGCTCTACGGTTCGCGCGGCGCCAACGGCGTAATGATCATTACCACCAAAAACGGCCGCCAGTCGGAGAAGATGGCGATCAACGTTCGTCTCGAGTCGGGCATTTCGATGCCGACGCGCGTGCAGGACATCGCCGACGGCGTGACTTACATGGAGAACTACAACGAGGCGCTGCGCACCCGCACCCCGGCGGGCGAAACTTATGTGCAGCACTTTTCGGACGAGAAGATCACGGGCACCCGCAACCGGCTCAATCCCTACGTCTATCCCGACAATGACTGGTATTCGATGCTTTTCAAGGATTTTACGGTCAACGAGAACATGAATCTCAATGTGCGGGGCGGCGGCAAGGTGGTCGACTATTTCCTCAATGCTTCGATCTTCAACGAAAACGGTATCCTGAAGAAGCCCGCGGAGTCGAAATTCAACACCAACATCAATTCGCAGAAATACCTTTTCCAGGCCAACGTCGGCGCGCAGCTCACCCGAACGACCCGCGTGAGTCTGAAGATGAACACGCAGCTGCTTTTCTGGCACCGTCCCGTCGAAGAGGTGAAAGACCTGTTCTACTATACGATGCGCGCCAATCCGGTCGCTTTCCCGGCCATCTATCCCAAAGGCTCCGTGGAGGATCTCGACGATCCGATTTTCGGAAATGCCCCTTCGTGGGACGGTGGTTCTACGGACATCAATCCTTATGCCCTGTTGAGCCGCGGATACGGACAGCGCCATACGCAGTACATCACCACGACCTTCTCGGTGGACCAGGACCTCGATTTCGTCACCAAGGGACTGAAGGTTCGGGGCATGGTCTCGTTCTACAACAAGACCTATGCGGCGACTTACCGTTCTTTTTCTCCCTATTATTACGAAATGACCGACTATACCGACAACGGCGACGGGACTTTCGACTACAACCTGCAAAGCATCGGCACGCCCGGATCGTCCTATCTGGGAACCTCCACGGGGCGGAACGGTTACCGTGAGATCTCGTTGCAGGGGCAGATCGAATATTCGCGCACGTTCGGCAAACACGACGTCAACGCCCTGTTCGTCTACCACCAGAAGGAGAAGGTCGACAATCAGCCCGCCAATGATGAGTACAAGGTGCTCCCTTACCGCGAGCAGGGCCTTGCCGGACGTTTTACCTATGGGTATGACAACCGCTACCTGATGGAGTTCAACTTCGGCTACAACGGCTCGGAGAACTTCATATCGGGTCGTCGTTTCGGGTTTTTTCCCTCGATCGCCGGAGCGTGGGTCGTGTCGGGCGAACCGTTCTGGGAAGGTATCCGCAGCAAGGTGAACCTGCTGAAAATCCGTGCTTCGTACGGTCTTTCGGGCAACGACTATCTGGCCGACAGCAGCAACAACATCGTCCGTTTCCCCTATCTCACGACGGTCAACATGAACAAGGCGCTCTACGTGTGGTTTTCGCCCAACTTCGTCAAGCAGACCGGACACGAGATCAAGACCGTGGGCAATCCCCTGGCCACGTGGGAGGAGAGCACCAAACTTAACGTAGGACTTGAACTGGGACTGTTCGACGCCCTGACGCTGAACGTCGACGTTTACAAGGAAAATCGTACCGGCATCTTCATGCAGCGGCGTTCGCTGCCCTCGACGATGGGCCTTTCGGGCGTCACGCCCTACGGCAATCTGGGTGAGGTGGAGAACCGCGGCGTCGATGTTTCGCTCGAATACAACAAGGCGTTCAACAAGGACCTGCTGGTCTCCGTGCGCGGAACGTTCACCTATGCGCACAACGAGGTGAAGGCCCGCGACGAGGCGAAATACCTGCCCAACAAATACAACTCCGTGCTGGGCAAACCCGTCAATTCGGTTTACGGACTGGTCGCCGACGGCCTTTTCGCCTCGCAGGAGGAGATCGACAACTCGCCCCGGCAGACCTTCATGCCCGATTATCTGCCTGGCGACATCAAATACCGCGACCTGAACGGCGACGGCGTGATCGACGCCAACGACCGCACGTCGCTGGGTTATCCCACCGTGCCCGAGATCTTGTACGGCTTCGGCGCCTCGGTCAACTACAAACGCTGGGACTTCTCGTTCTTCTTCCAGGGCACGGCGCGCGTCTCGCTGCGCATGTACGACATGCACCCGTTCCGCGACAATCAGTATTCGGGCTTCAACATGACGCAGTACGTTGCCGACGACCACTGGTCGGAAGCCGATCCCAATCCCAATGCCGCCTATCCGCGCCTGGATTACCGCTACAACGCCAACAACACGCAGACCTCGTCGTTCTGGATCAAGAACGGCAGCTACCTGCGCCTGAAGAGCGTCGAACTGGGTTTCACGTACAAAAGCCTGCGCGCCTATCTGGCCGGCACGAATCTGTTCATCATTTCGCCCTTCAAATACTGGGACCCCGAAATGGGAAGCGGCAACGGCTTGAAATACCCGTTGCAGCGCGTGGTGAAACTCGGCCTTCAGTATAACTTCTAA
- a CDS encoding FecR family protein, translating into MIKPDDIKKHTAEFFTSDPDFVLWCLDPERAQDGYWCGYTERHPQDLVEFERAVSLVRRVGKTHPALPSVEKQLLLDRILTDHYARRRFAAPPRRRNRTALFAAASLLVAGVVAALFWSADFTGSGLPSAEAYENITLVTREGSREVYDDIARISLTPKGEILIDGKENEGAETDRRTPRQEVRVHTSELVVPKGKRAHLQLSDGTRVWINSASVLRFPSAFGDTRDVFVEGEAYFEVAKDANRPFIVHTDHFATRVLGTSFDVTTAPRADGSSAVVLVEGSVAIDVANGESVTLNPSERFSMKDGSYSVYEVDPYKYISWKDGLLFFTSNTLFEVLQKVAAFYKIEITCFGEIGSRKCTGKLILFDDLDGTLDVLSDIFRIAYVRGPDGSVAVRPAPDDCADAVYR; encoded by the coding sequence ATGATAAAACCGGACGATATTAAGAAGCACACGGCGGAGTTCTTCACCTCCGACCCGGACTTCGTTTTGTGGTGTCTCGATCCCGAGCGGGCGCAGGACGGCTATTGGTGCGGTTACACCGAACGCCATCCGCAGGACCTGGTCGAATTCGAGCGCGCCGTGAGCCTGGTGCGCCGTGTGGGCAAGACCCATCCCGCGCTGCCGTCCGTGGAGAAACAGTTGCTGCTCGACCGCATCCTGACCGACCATTACGCCCGGCGCCGTTTTGCAGCCCCTCCCCGCCGCCGCAACCGGACGGCGCTCTTCGCCGCCGCTTCCCTGCTGGTCGCCGGCGTCGTGGCGGCCCTGTTCTGGAGTGCGGATTTCACGGGTTCCGGGCTGCCTTCGGCCGAGGCCTATGAGAACATCACGCTCGTGACCCGCGAAGGCAGCCGCGAGGTGTACGACGACATCGCCCGTATCAGCCTTACGCCCAAGGGCGAAATCCTGATCGACGGCAAGGAGAACGAAGGGGCGGAGACCGATCGCAGGACGCCCCGGCAGGAGGTGCGCGTGCATACGAGCGAACTGGTGGTCCCCAAGGGCAAGCGCGCACATCTGCAACTCTCCGACGGGACGCGGGTGTGGATCAATTCGGCGTCGGTGCTCCGTTTCCCGTCGGCGTTCGGTGACACGCGCGACGTCTTCGTCGAGGGCGAAGCCTATTTCGAGGTGGCGAAGGATGCGAACCGTCCCTTCATCGTGCACACCGACCATTTTGCGACCCGCGTGCTGGGCACGTCGTTCGACGTGACGACCGCGCCCCGGGCCGACGGTTCGTCGGCCGTGGTGCTGGTCGAAGGCTCCGTGGCCATCGACGTGGCCAACGGCGAATCGGTGACGCTGAATCCTTCGGAACGCTTCTCGATGAAGGACGGCAGCTATTCGGTCTACGAGGTCGATCCCTATAAATACATCAGTTGGAAGGACGGACTGTTGTTCTTCACCTCGAACACGCTGTTCGAAGTCCTGCAAAAGGTGGCTGCGTTCTACAAGATCGAAATAACCTGCTTCGGGGAGATCGGGAGCCGGAAGTGTACCGGCAAGCTGATCCTGTTCGACGACCTGGACGGCACGCTCGACGTGCTCTCCGACATTTTCCGGATCGCCTACGTCCGGGGGCCCGACGGCTCGGTGGCGGTGAGGCCTGCCCCCGACGATTGCGCCGACGCCGTATATCGCTGA
- a CDS encoding RNA polymerase sigma factor: MNRMFRQRKYDTRRIDRQYAEETDVYVMLYNSYADALYAYGMGFGFDNETVKDVIHDIFLDIMTRQVDLGRIVNIKAYLFRIVHNRLVDLHRSRVDKCDLSDREPGLRVSLTSLDAMIESEHVLRIRQTIESLLNQLSPKQREALLLRFVYEMEYDDIAVILDATPHAVRKFVSKGLGKLRKGRECGKTMKIAT, from the coding sequence ATGAACCGAATGTTTCGGCAACGCAAGTACGACACCCGACGAATCGACCGGCAGTATGCCGAAGAGACCGACGTATATGTTATGTTGTATAACAGTTACGCCGATGCGCTCTATGCCTACGGCATGGGGTTCGGTTTCGACAACGAAACGGTCAAGGATGTCATCCACGACATATTCCTCGACATTATGACCCGCCAGGTCGACCTGGGCCGCATCGTCAACATCAAGGCCTACCTTTTCCGGATCGTTCACAACCGCCTGGTCGACCTGCACCGTTCGCGGGTGGACAAATGCGACCTTTCGGACCGGGAGCCGGGATTGCGGGTGTCGCTGACCTCGCTCGACGCGATGATCGAATCGGAGCACGTGCTGCGCATCCGCCAAACGATCGAGTCGCTGCTCAACCAGCTCTCGCCCAAGCAGCGCGAGGCGCTGCTGCTGCGCTTCGTCTACGAGATGGAGTATGACGACATCGCCGTCATACTCGACGCCACGCCCCACGCCGTCCGCAAGTTCGTGTCGAAGGGGCTGGGCAAACTTCGGAAGGGCAGGGAGTGCGGCAAGACGATGAAAATAGCCACTTGA